The following are from one region of the Hydrogenimonas sp. SS33 genome:
- a CDS encoding DUF190 domain-containing protein gives MKRFLGKRKLLRIYIANDDTYEGKPLWEALMKNAQEAGIGGATVFKGAAGYGAHSEIHTFNVWILKQKLPVVIEIVETEEKLRPWLESINGMIEEGFVTLGDVEVIAYKHPKHGA, from the coding sequence ATGAAACGGTTTCTGGGTAAAAGAAAACTGCTGCGCATCTACATCGCCAACGACGACACCTACGAGGGCAAGCCGCTCTGGGAAGCGCTGATGAAGAACGCCCAGGAGGCGGGCATCGGCGGTGCCACGGTCTTCAAAGGGGCCGCCGGCTACGGCGCCCATTCGGAAATCCACACTTTCAATGTCTGGATCTTGAAGCAGAAACTCCCCGTCGTCATCGAGATCGTCGAAACGGAAGAGAAGCTGCGCCCCTGGCTGGAGAGCATCAACGGGATGATCGAGGAAGGGTTCGTCACCCTCGGCGATGTGGAAGTGATCGCCTACAAACACCCCAAACACGGAGCGTGA
- the crcB gene encoding fluoride efflux transporter CrcB, giving the protein MQFSIVLAVGAGGFIGAILRFLISGWVQKLSPILFPVGTLAVNVLGSFIIGFLALYFEEVIAPHQKALLITGMLGALTTFSTFSLETVTMLQGGLWGRAVGNVTLNVLLCVTATMLGMMLFKRIYG; this is encoded by the coding sequence GTGCAGTTTTCCATCGTTCTCGCCGTCGGCGCCGGCGGTTTCATCGGCGCGATCCTCCGTTTTCTCATCAGCGGCTGGGTGCAGAAACTCTCCCCCATCCTCTTTCCCGTGGGTACTCTGGCGGTCAATGTGCTGGGCAGCTTCATTATCGGTTTTCTCGCCCTCTATTTCGAAGAGGTGATCGCCCCCCACCAGAAGGCCCTGCTCATCACCGGCATGCTGGGGGCGCTGACCACCTTCTCCACCTTCTCCCTGGAGACGGTGACGATGCTCCAGGGCGGCCTGTGGGGGCGCGCCGTGGGAAACGTCACCCTCAACGTGCTGCTCTGTGTCACCGCCACGATGCTGGGGATGATGCTCTTCAAAAGGATTTATGGGTAA